The following is a genomic window from Sedimenticola thiotaurini.
AATCGACGTTACCGCTACCCATTCACCAACTGTACCCATTGTGGTCCCCGGCTCTCCATTGTGCGGGCCATCCCCTATGACCGGGCGACCACCAGTATGGGTGATTTTCAACAGTGTGACGCCTGCCTGGCGGAATATGGTGATCCGTCCGATCGACGTTTTCATGCCCAACCGAACGCCTGTCCCGCTTGTGGTCCGCAGGTCTGGTTGGAGAATGGTGCTGGTGAACGGTTGCCTGCTGAACATGATGAAGATCCGATTGAGCGGGCTGCCAGATTGATAGCGTCCGGTGCAATTCTGGCGATCAAGGGGTTGGGCGGAGTCCATCTTGCCTGTGATGCGGGTAATGAATTGGTGGTTGCTGCTCTGCGATCAAGAAAGCGACGCTACCACAAACCCTTTGCTCTGATGGCCACTGACGCGGACATGATTCGTCGTTATGCCCACCTCAATGAACAGGAAGTGGCCCTGCTCAAGAGTAGCGCGGCCCCCATTGTCATTCTGCAACAGGGGGGTGAAGAAATGCTGGCCCGAGAGGTGGCCCCTGGACAGCAGTCACTGGGTTTTATGCTGCCCTATACCCCCCTGCATCATCTGCTGATGGGACACCTGGCGCGCCCGATCGTGCTGACCTCGGGTAATCTGTCGGATGAACCACAGGTGATCTCCAACAAAGCCTCCCAGGAACGTCTGGCCGGAATTGCCGATTACTGGCTGCTGCATGATCGCGAGATCGTTAATCGCCTGGATGACTCGGTGGTGCGGGTGATGGATGGTGACGCCCGGATGTTGCGGCGTGCGCGCGGTTATGCGCCGGCTCCTATTGTGTTGCCCGATGGGTTCGAAAAGACACCCGCAATTCTGGCTTTGGGAGGTGAACTGAAGAACACGTTTTGTCTGCTGCGGGATGGCCAGGCCATCGTCTCCCAGCACATGGGGGATCTGGAGAACAGTGCCACAATGCGGGAGTATCATCGTTCCCTGGAACTCTACCGGCAGCTATATCAGCTCGATCCGGCTCTGGTGGTGGTCGATTACCATCCCAATTATCTCTCTACCCAGTGGGGTCAGCAGATGGCCAGTGAGCAGGACCTGCAACTGGAAGCCGTGCAGCACCACCATGCCCATATCGCCAGTTGTATGGCTGAACATGGGCTGGGTCCTGATCATCCCGCTGTCCTGGGTGTCGCCCTGGATGGTCTGGGAATGGGGGAGAGTGGTTCCCTGTGGGGTGGTGAGTTTCTGAGGGTAAATTACTGTCAATTCCAACGTCTGGCCCATTTCAAACCGACGGCCATGTTAGGGGGTGCCAAGGCGATGTATGAACCCTGGCGAAACACATTGGCTTACCTGTTGAGCGAATTCGAATGGGAGACGCTGCTGCAGGAGTATGGGGATCTGGAATTGATCCGGTTTCTCAACGCGAAACCGATCATCAATCTGCAGCAGATGTGGGCGCGTGGGATCAATTCACCGCTGGCATCGTCCTGCGGCAGACTGTTTGATGCAGTTGCAGCGGCCCTCAATATCTGTCGGGAACAGGCGAGTCATGAAGGACAGGCGGCCATTGAGATGGAAGCGCTGGCTGCACCGCCAATGGGGCAACCTGGATACGGTCATCGACTGGAGTTGATTGAGGGGCGGTATGTGCTGGGTTGGCAGCCCCTATGGAGTGATTTGCTGGATGATCTGAAGCGATCTGTGCCGGTGGCGATCATGGCGGCCCGGTTTCATCAGGGGATCATCGATGCGGTAACCCGGACTGCTCTTTTGCTTTGTCAGGAGCAGCAACTGGATACGGTGGTACTCTCCGGTGGAGTATTTCAGAACAGAATTCTACTGGAGGGGGTCAGTGATCGGCTGCGGCAGCAGGGGCTGAATCTGCTGAGTCCCCGGCTTGTACCCGCCAATGATGGTGGTCTGTCACTTGGTCAGGCGGTTGTGGCGGCGGCGCGCTGGCAGAATCGCCCCTGCTGAGGTCCGGCCGACTTAACTCTCGAAACAGTGTTTCTGCGCCTTCAGGCGACGCAGCATTTCAATCCGATCCTCTGCTGAGATCATGCGGCCGCGCTCCTGATAGCGGAGATACTCCACATAGCCCGACAGGGCGTAGGCCGGCATCAGGATAGTGGTGCCAATCCAGATTGAGGCGCCATGGTAGGGATCTTCATAAAAGCCCGGTTGGTAGCTGTAGGTGTCCGGTGTCAGTTGTGCAATCTCCCGTTCCAGTGCTTCACAGGTGAGGATCTGTTCATTTCTGCTTGGTTCTGGAACAGCGGGGGTGCGGTAGAGCTGGAAAGGAAACGGGCTGGAATCCTTATCCTGTTCCGCTGAACTGTTCAAGTTATCGGCCATGGCGGTCGATGCAGTGACCAGTAAGAGCAGAAGTGGGGCGAGTTTTCTGCGGATTTGGACGGTGCCTGACATGGATTTCTCCTCGAGTTCCTCATCTGATGGTAGCAGTATCGGCGATTAGTGCGAAAATTTGATCAGTGGCAAGGAAATAAAAACACGATTTTTCCAACAATTATCACATTAAGGCCAAAAACTCTGTGAAATCATGTTATCAATGCTGTAGCATAAGTAATTGCTAATATAATGTTCGATGGAGCATGTTATGCAAGAGCTGGATCTAGAATTTGAATTCTCCCTCAAGCCGGACCCGGATCCAGAGTTGGCTCCCTACGTGGTCAGGTTTCTTGGTACCAGTGTGGCCTGGGATGATGAAGCGGCTACCGATCGTATTGCTGGAGAGATACTCGGCCACAGGATAGATCTGGCAGCGGCCATTGTGGATGGTGTTGAACAGTCCCTGTTGCTCGATTCAGTCTGCCCCGAACTTTCCGAATTTGCCCAGACCGCCTTTGGTGACGATGGTTGTCACTTCATGCAGCAGACGGACGAAGGCGTCACCAAGAAGCAGGAGTGCAGCGGACTGGTCTATATCAACGAGATCACCATCGACCCCGATTATCGAGGCCAGGGTATCGGGACCGCCCTGATGGGGAAGATCGGCCAGATGGTGGATGTGGAAGATAGTATCATCGCACTAAAGGCGTTTCCCCTCTCTCCCGAATATGGCAAACCGGTCCCACCTGCCGATGTGGAACGGGTCAAGCGGTTTTACGAGCGTCTTGGTTTTGTCCACATCGGCGGCGAGTTCATGGTCAAACAGGCCAATCTCTGCGATAACATCAAAAAACGGATGGCGTGGAGAAAGGATCGACCAGTTAAATCTGTCCGTGCTCAACCCGCCAAGATGGGTGTTTGATTGGGGACAGATTGTCTGCCCGGTTCTGTGTTATAAATTACTGCTGATTCAACCGACCGATACCGCTATTGGGAATAGGTGGTTGCAACGGTTTTAATTTTTGTTAGGGATACGCTATGGCAGACCGCAGTTTCAATTTTGCTGGCTTCATGATTCGATGGATCCTGGCCCTGTTTCTGGTTTTTTGTACCTACAATCCTTCCGGTTACTCCTGGTATCACTGGCTGATGGGAGCGGAAAATAAAATCGAACCCCTGTTGATACTGGCGGCTGTGCTGTTGCTTATCGGCTGGGTGATCTATGTTCGGGCGACGGCCCGCTCCCTTGGCATCCTGGGTACGCTGCTGGCCCTGGCCCTGTTTGGCACGCTGGTCTGGGCCCTGATCTACTATCAGATCATCTCCCTGAGCAATACCACGCTTCTCTCCTATATTGTATTGGTCATACTCTCCGCCGTGATGGCCACCGGCCTCTCCTGGTCCCATATCCGTCGTCGCATCAGTGGCCAGCTGGATGTGGATGACCGGGACGACGATTAGTTTGCCCAAGGTGCTGCTGCCGCTCATGGGGACAGCTCCCCATGGTGCCGGAGCGGCGATCGCAGGCGCTTCAGTGATACAACGACAGATAGGGAATTTCCACCTGATGAATAATCAAAAAAAGGTATTCAGGGTTAACTTTCTCATCCTGCTGCTATTCGGTTTCCTGGGCCTGGTTGCAATGCCGCTGTTGGCCCAGGAGCAGCCGGAGACGGAGCAGAAACAGGTCGCTGCGGCCCCATCCACCATAGCGACATTGACCTCCTTCGTGGAGCTGAAGAGAAACCTTCAGAAGGACATGCAGGCTGTGAACCGGCAGCTTCAGTCCGCCCAGACAGACGCAGAGAAGGCAAATCTGAAGCAGCAACTGGAGAAACTGGAGAGTGATCTCAAGACCACCAACCGGAATTTTGAAAATATAGCGGCAGGCGTCGATATGACGACCTTGAGGGGAGAGGTTCAGGAGGAGTTCAATCTGCAGCAGGAGGTGTTTTCCCTGCTGCGGCCGGCAATCGATGAAATGAAGGAGATCACTGCCCGGGTGCGGCAGAAATCGGAGCTGAAAAAGAAGATCGCCTATTACCAGGGCCAACTGCCGATTATCACCGAGGCGCTGGCCAATGTGCAGAAATTGGAACAGTCCGCTGATAACAAGACCCTGTTGCAGAGTCTCAAGCAGACGGCGGAGCAGTGGGCTAAACAGCAGGCTTTTATCCAGAGTGAACTGCAGGCGGCACAGTTACAGCTGGACAAGCTGAGCGCCGATGAGACCTCGTTCACCGAGGCATCCCAGAGTTATCTGAAATCATTCTTCCAGAAACGGGGACTCTATCTCACCATCGCCCTGGCAGTGGTCATCGGTATCGCCTTGCTGTCCCGACTGAGTGCCAGCGCGATGCAGCGTTTTATACCGGGATTTCGGGCCAAGCATCGCAGTTTCAGGATTCGGTTGATTGAACTGCTGCACCGGGTCCTCACCGTGCTGCTCTCAATCCTCGGCCCCATGGCGGTGTTTTACATTGTCGAGGACTGGGTGCTGTTCAGCCTGGGTATCCTGTTACTGTTCGGCATTGCCTGGGCGTTACGACAGACATTACCCCGTTACTGGAGCCAGGTTCAGCTGTTTCTCAATGTCGGCTCGGTGCGGGAGGGCGAGCGGCTGTTGATGGAGGGACTGCCATGGCGGGTTGAGCAGATCAATGTGTTCAGTACCCTGGTAAACCCGGTCGCGGGAATCAGCCAGCGGGTACCCATCGATGAACTGGTGGATCTTAAATCACGCCCCTCTGATGCAGATGAACCCTGGTTTCCCTGCAGCAAAGGGGATTGGGTGATTCTGGACAGTGGCGTGCGGGGGAAAGTCAACGGTATCTCCCATGAGTTTGTTCAGCTGGTACAACGGGGTGGTGCCAGGGTCACTTACCAGATGGCCGATTTCCTGGCTGCTTCGCCACGCAACCTGGCGACAAACTTCCGCATCAAGGAGATTATCGGGCTCAGTTACGATCTGCAAAAGGAGATTACCGGCACTATCCCGGAAACACTTCAGAATTATCTGCTGCAGCGATTACAACAGGAAGGCTATGCGGATCAGCTGCTGAATATGCGGGTTGAGTTTAATGCGGCGAACAACTCGTCACTGGATCTCGTGGTCATTGCCGACTTCAAGGGGGAGGTGGGCGACCTGTATAACCGGTTCCGCCGCGCCATCCAGCGCTGGTGCGTGGATGCCTGCAGCGAGAACGGTTGGGAGATTCCGTTCCCCCAGTTGACCCTGCACGGTGCCCTGTCCCGAGCGGAATAACCGGATCGGTTCAACGGGGCAGGGTCACCACCGCTTCCAGTCCCGTCGATCTGCCCTTGCGCAGGATCACATCGCCGCCGTGGGCCCGGGCAATGTTGCGGGCGATACCGAGCCCAAGCCCGGTACCGCCGGTCTCCCGGGCCCGTGACTCTTCGCGGCGATAGAAGGGGTCGAAGAGTCCCTCCAGCTCCGCTTCCGGTACTCCTTCCCCACGGTCTGCGATAATAATGGTGAGGCGCTCCTGGCTCTCCTCCAGGCGTATCTCTGCAGCCTTACCGTAGCGAACGGCGTTCTCAATCAGGTTCATCAGGCAGCGCTTCAATGCCAGGGGTCGGCCGGTGTAGGGCGCAATATTCGCCTTCGACAGGTTTACTTCCCAACCCAGCTCGCCGGCGTCGTCCTGCAGTGACTCAAGCAGTCCGATGATATTGATCTGTACCGGTTTCTCCTTGCTCTCGGTGCCCCGCAGGTAGTCCAGTGTGGCGTGTACCATCTGCTCCATATCGTCCAGGTCTTTCTCGAATCGGGTCTGAAGCTCTTCGTCCTTCAGCAACGCGAGGCGCAGGCGTAGGCGGGTGATCGGGGTCTTCAGATCGTGGGAGACGGCAGCCAGCACCCGGCTGCGATCTTCAATATAGCGTCGCAACCGTTCCTGCATGGTATTGAATGCCTTTACCGCCCGCCTGACCTCCCGGGGGCCACTCTCGCTGAGGGGGGGATAGGTGATGTCCTTACCGATGTTCTGCGCCGCTTCCGCCAGTGTGCCCAGGGGACGGGTGACCCAGCGCACCGCCAGCAGTGAGAGCAGGATAATGGAGATCAACAGCACCCCGAGATAGGTGAGCAGCCTGTAGGGCCACTCTTCCACACCCGCAGGGATTGGCCGCAGGATATTCAGCCAACCGCCATCGGAGAGTTGGATGCTGGCCTGAAAACCGCTCCGGGGCGGGCGGAATCGAGAGGGTCTGGATTCGATATAGCGCCGTTCCCGGCTATCCTTGCGGTGCTCCCGCCAGTAGGATTTTTCCAGTTCACGGTTGCGCTCGATCGGATTGATCGCCACCTGTATGGCGGTACCCTCGGGCAGCGCCTGTTTCAGGAGCATTTCCAGATGGTTGGCTGGCAGGGCCCCCTTATCCAGTTCAAGCGGGGCATCGGACAGGCTGGCGCGGAATTGGGGAGTACTGAAGGCCCGGACAATATGTGCCCGTTCGGCAGATTGGGTCTCCTCCAGCAGATAGACCAGGGAGGCCACCCGCTGGATCAGCTGTACTCCGGTGTTCTCCCGTATCACGTTGACCCGGTCTTTCAGCAGCAGCCCGGTGCTGAACAGCTGGGTAAACAGCAGACCGATGATCAGGATCAGGGTCAGGCGTCCGAACAGTGAGCGTGGCAGCAGCCTCATGCGGTGCTCCCGCTGTTCTCGACCTGGACTGCGAAGATATATCCTTCACCCCGTATCGTCTTGATTATCCGAGGCTCTTTCGGATCGTCTTCCAGGCGTCTCCGGAGACGGCTGACCAGTACATCGATACTCCGGTCGAACGGGTCGGCTTCCCTGCCCTGGGTGAGGTCGAGCAACTGGTCCCGGTTCAATATCCGGTTGGGATGATCCAGGAACACTTTCAGTAGCCGGTATTCTGCACCGCTCAGGGGTACTACGCTACCACCCGACGATTCCAGATGACGGGCAATCGGGTCCAGTGTCCAGCCGCCGAAACTGATCACTTCGGGTGCCGAGTCGGGCTGGTCGTAGGGTAGGGAGGTAGTGCGGCGCAAAACCACTTTTATACGGGCCAGCAGTTCCCGGGGATTGAACGGCTTGGGCAGGTAGTCATCCGCCCCCATCTCCAGGCCCAGGATACGGTCCATCTCGTCACCCCGGGCGGTCAGCATGATAATGGGAATCTTCGATTTCACCCGCAGGTTGCGGCACAGCTCCAGTCCGTCGGTCCCGGGCAGCATCAGATCCAGCACCACCAGATCAATGCGCTGCTCCTCCAATGCCCGGTTCATGGCTTTGCCTTCACCGACGGTGGTTACCCGGTAGCCGTTCTGCTCCAGGTAGGTCTGTAGCAGTTCCCGGATCTCCCGGTCATCATCGACCACCAGAATATGACGTCTCTTTTTCATGTGTTCTTTATACCTGAAATGTGGTTTTTTGATGGGGCTGTTTTGTAACAGAGTGTAACAGCCCGGCTGTTGATACTCAGGATTACAAAAAACCGTTTTCCTGAAATCAGCGAGTTACATGGAACTGGTCTCATAGTACCCACGAACGGGGCATGTGGTCCCGGTAACAGAGAGGAAAAACCGATGAAACGTTCAAACAAGATTATTCTGACTGCAGTTGCTATCGTTGGTATCAGTGTCGCATCCATCTCCTTGGTTTCTGCCCAAGGACGCTATGATCGCTGTGGCTATGGGGGTGACTCCATGAGCATGCAGCGGGGTTTTGACGGGGAGCGCGGACACCACAAGTTCAACCGTGGTATGAAGGGTGATCCGGCTGCTCGGATGGAGCAACGTCTGGACATGATGAAGTATAAACTGCGTATCACCGAAGAGCAGGAGCCGGTCTGGCAGGCGTTTGCACAGCAGGTGAAGCAGAAGATGGAAAATCGCCTGGAACGGCGGGAAGCGATGCGTGATAACGGTCGTCCAACTGTCTCCGAGCGGGTTAAGCAGATGCGCACGGGTGCTGAACAGATGAACGAGATGGCGGATGTGATCGAGAAGCTCTACGCCAGCCTGACCCCGGAGCAGCAGAAGATTGCCGATCAGATGCGTCCGATGGGTGGCAAGCCCCGCATGCGTTAACTGGCAACACAACTCCTGCCTGGAGAAACAAAACACCCACCGGACCGGTGGGTGTTTTGTTTCAGATATCCGGATCAGAGTTGTTCAGGTCCGGACCGGAGCCCGGTTCAGGACTGCAGTTCCGGGCGATTGGCGAACAGCTCCAGTGCCTCCGGATTGGCCAGTGCCTCCTTGTTTTTAACCGGCCGGTTATGCACCACTTCCCGCACCGCCAGTTCGACAATTTTGCCGCTCTTGGTACGTGGAATCTGGTCAACCTGAACAACCCGGGCCGGCACATGGCGGGGCGTTGTGTTAGCACGGATCTGCTTCTTGATCTTGTCAATCAGTGCTTCATCCAGGGTCAATCCATCGCGCAGATGGACGAATAATACCACCCGCACGTCGCCTTCCCACTCCTGGCCAATTACCAGGCTCTCGATAACTTCATCAAGTTTCTCCACCTGACGGTATATCTCGGCTGTGCCAATCCGCACGCCACCGGGATTGAGGACCGCATCCGAGCGGCCGTAGATGATGATGCCGTCCTGGGCGGTCAGTTCCACATAGTCCCCATGGCACCAGACGTTGGGGAAACGGTCGAAGTAGGCGCTGTGGTATTTCTCACCGGTGGGATCGTTCCAGAAACCGATCGGCATGGAGGTGAAGGGAGCGGTACAGACCAGTTCCCCCTTCTCTTCACGGACCGGCTGTCCGTCGTCGTTCCATACTTCCACCCGCATGCCCAGCCCCCGGCACTGCAATTCGCCCCGGTAGACCGGCAACACCGGATTGCCCAGGGCGAAACAGGAGATGATATCGGTGCCACCGGAGATGGAGGAGAGACAGATATCCTGTTTGATCTGTTCATAGACAAAGTCAAACGCCTCCGGCACCAGCGGTGAGCCGGTGGAGCAGAGGGTGCGCACAGTGGAGAGATCATGGGTTTCGCGCGGTTTCAGCCCGGCCTTGTTGATCGCGTCGATGAACTTGGCCGAAGTGCCGAACTGGGTCATCTTCTCCGCGTCGGCATAATCGAACAGTACATTGCCATCCGGATAGAAGGGTGAGCCATCATACAGCAGCAGGGTGGCCTCTGCGGCCAGTCCCGAGACCAGCCAGTTCCACATCATCCAGCCACAGGTAGTGAAATAGAAGGTCCGGTCCCCCGGTTTTACATCGGTGTGCAGCCGATGCTCCTTGAGATGCTGCAGCAGGGTACCGCCGGCGCCGTGCACAATACACTTGGGCACGCCGGTAGTACCGGAGGAGAACATGATATAGAGCGGATGATCGAACGGCAGCTGGCGGAAATTGATCTCCTGTGCGCTGTAGCCGTCCGTGAATTGGGCCAGTGAAATGGCGCCCGGGATGGACTCCAGCGGGAATGTTTCCCGGGTATAGGGGATCACCACCACATGCTCAATACTGGGGATGCGCTGGCGGATCTCGGCGACCTTTTCCAGGCTGTCATGGGTTTTGCCGTTGTAGTAGTAACCGTCAGTGGTGAACAGCAGTTTGGGTTCAATCTGGCCAAAACGATCCACTACGCCATTGACCCCGAAATCGGGTGAGCAGGAGGACCAGGTGGCCCCAAGGCTGCTGACGGCCAGCATGGCAATAATGGTCTCCGGCATATTGGGCAGATAGGCGGCCACCCGGTCACCTTCACCAATACCGGCGGCCTCCAGTGCCTGAACCAGGCGGGACACCTGGTCATAGAGCTCCTGGTGGCTGACGCGACGCTGCACCTTGTCTTCCCCACGGAACACCAGCGCATCGCTGTCATCCCGGCGCCGCAGCAGATTCTGGGCATAGTTGAGTTTCGCCTGGGGGAACCAGCGGGCACCGGGCATTTTGTCGCCGTTCTCCAGCACCACATCCCCTCGGGTTTCGGCGATAACACCGCTCTCTTCCCAGATGGCACTCCAGAACGCTTCGGGCTGATCAATCGACCACTGGTAGAGTTGGGTGTAGTCGGTCAGCTCAGTACCGTACTTCTGGTTGATAAAGTGGCGGAATCGGGTGACGTTCGCCTGTTCAATCTGTTCGGGGCGGGGTTGCCAGAGCTTTTTTGCCATTAAATTCTCCACCGGTGGATATGATCTTATAGTTTTAAGCAGTCACGAAGAATAGCACTGATCGGGTAAAAAATTAAAATCGTCCCAACCGGATTCAGGGTAAGGGAGTGGGACGGTTAAGGATTCTTCTCGCTAGGCTGCCGGATGGGCGATCCGGCCTGATCGTGGCTCGAGCAGCCGGAGAATTTTTCATCCGATCCCTTGGTTGTGTCCGGTATCGGATCTGCACCACGGGGCCGCTAACAGTTAAACCATTTCCGGCTGGTGCTCCGGCCTGGCCCGGTTAAATGCTTCCAGTTGCAGACAGGCCTGCTCAATCTGCACTATACGGGGATAGGGGGTCAGGTCCAGTGCGAAACGGCGTGCGTTGTACACCTGGGGTACCAGGCAGATATCGGCTAGGGTGACCTGGTCACCGAAACAGAATTTTCCTTTGGCAGCCTGAGCAGCCAGCAGCTGCTCCATGGGGCGGAAACCTTCGTGGATCCAGTGGTGATACCAGGTCTGCTTCTGCTCCTCGCTGACTCCCAGCTCCCGGGTAAGATACTGGAGTATTCTCAGGTTATTAACCGGATGGATATCAGAGACTACCATCTGGGCCAGAGCCCGTACCCTGGACCGTTGCCGGGCATCGCCCGGTAACAGGGGAGGTTCAGGCACTGTTTCATCCAGGTATTCACAGATCGCCAGTGACTGCTGCAGCACCCCGTCATCCAGGGCCAATGCCGGGACCAGCCCCTGGGGATTGACCGTCCGGTACTCCGCACCACCATCTTCACCGGTCAACAGATTGACCGGTATCTGCTGGTAATCGAGTCCCTTCAGGTTGAGCGCGATACGTACCCGATAGGCGGCTGTGGAGCGGTAGTAATCATAGAGTTTCATCATGTCGGAATCCCGCTTCTGGTTGCCCCTTACGACGCCTGGTACTGCTCCACCTGCTGGTCGATGTCACCGAAGATATTGTTACCCGCCGGATCCTCCATACGGATGCGAATGGTGTCGCCGAAGCCCATGAAGGGGGTGGTCGGTTTGCCGTTGTTGATCGTCTCGATCATGCGCACTTCAGCGATGCAGGAGTAGCCGACTCCACCGTCGGCGATGGCCGAGCCCCATTCTGTGTTCTGTTTGTTGGAGACCGTGCCGGATCCGATAATGGTACCGGCACCCAGGGGGCGGGTCTTGGCGGCATGGGCAATCAGCTGAGGAAAGTTAAAGGTCATGTCCACCCCTGCGTTGGCCTTGCCGAACGGCTGGCCGTTATAGTCCACCAGCAACGGCAGGCTGACCCGCCCATCCTGCCAATGGTCGCCCAGTTCGTCCGGTGTGACGGCCACCGGTGAGAAAGCGCTGGAGGGCTTGGACTGGAAGAAGCCGAACCCCTTGGCCAGTTCCGCCGGAATCAGTCCGCGCAGGGAGACATCGTTGACCAGCATCAGCAGGCGGATCTGTCCGGCCGCCTGTTCGATGCTGCAGCCCATGGGCACATCCCCGGTGACCACGGCCACCTCGCCTTCGAAGTCAATTCCCCAGGTGGTATCGGCGATGCGGATCGGCTCCCTTGGTCCCAGGAAACTGTCCGAGCCGCCCTGGTACATCAACGGATCGTGCCAGAAGCTCTCCGGGATCTCCGCCCCGCGGGCCTTGCGTACCAACTCCACGTGGTTCACATAGGCGCTGCCGTCGGCCCATTGATAGGCCCGGGGCAGGGGAGAGGCGAGCTGTTCCATCTCCAGTCGGAAGGCATCAGGGCGATCGCCGCTATTCAGCTCCCGATAGCGCTGTTGCAGCGCCGCTTCGCAGTCTGCCCAGTCATCCAGGGCCGCCTGTAGGGTCGGGGCGATATCGTTGGCCGGCACCGCCTGACCGAGGTCCTTGGAGACCACCAGCAGCAGGCCATCGCGCCCCTGTTTCATTGAAGCCAGT
Proteins encoded in this region:
- the hypF gene encoding carbamoyltransferase HypF, with protein sequence MSVKPYAERIRVRGLVQGVGFRPTVWNFANRCELLGAVWNDAQGVLIDAVGSKSAIDQLTDLIARHPPPLARIDGIERQPLPPGEQPDYTRFEIIESRGGDIHTGIVPDAATCSACLQDIDDPTNRRYRYPFTNCTHCGPRLSIVRAIPYDRATTSMGDFQQCDACLAEYGDPSDRRFHAQPNACPACGPQVWLENGAGERLPAEHDEDPIERAARLIASGAILAIKGLGGVHLACDAGNELVVAALRSRKRRYHKPFALMATDADMIRRYAHLNEQEVALLKSSAAPIVILQQGGEEMLAREVAPGQQSLGFMLPYTPLHHLLMGHLARPIVLTSGNLSDEPQVISNKASQERLAGIADYWLLHDREIVNRLDDSVVRVMDGDARMLRRARGYAPAPIVLPDGFEKTPAILALGGELKNTFCLLRDGQAIVSQHMGDLENSATMREYHRSLELYRQLYQLDPALVVVDYHPNYLSTQWGQQMASEQDLQLEAVQHHHAHIASCMAEHGLGPDHPAVLGVALDGLGMGESGSLWGGEFLRVNYCQFQRLAHFKPTAMLGGAKAMYEPWRNTLAYLLSEFEWETLLQEYGDLELIRFLNAKPIINLQQMWARGINSPLASSCGRLFDAVAAALNICREQASHEGQAAIEMEALAAPPMGQPGYGHRLELIEGRYVLGWQPLWSDLLDDLKRSVPVAIMAARFHQGIIDAVTRTALLLCQEQQLDTVVLSGGVFQNRILLEGVSDRLRQQGLNLLSPRLVPANDGGLSLGQAVVAAARWQNRPC
- a CDS encoding GNAT family N-acetyltransferase, which encodes MQELDLEFEFSLKPDPDPELAPYVVRFLGTSVAWDDEAATDRIAGEILGHRIDLAAAIVDGVEQSLLLDSVCPELSEFAQTAFGDDGCHFMQQTDEGVTKKQECSGLVYINEITIDPDYRGQGIGTALMGKIGQMVDVEDSIIALKAFPLSPEYGKPVPPADVERVKRFYERLGFVHIGGEFMVKQANLCDNIKKRMAWRKDRPVKSVRAQPAKMGV
- a CDS encoding DUF6524 family protein is translated as MADRSFNFAGFMIRWILALFLVFCTYNPSGYSWYHWLMGAENKIEPLLILAAVLLLIGWVIYVRATARSLGILGTLLALALFGTLVWALIYYQIISLSNTTLLSYIVLVILSAVMATGLSWSHIRRRISGQLDVDDRDDD
- a CDS encoding mechanosensitive ion channel family protein; protein product: MNNQKKVFRVNFLILLLFGFLGLVAMPLLAQEQPETEQKQVAAAPSTIATLTSFVELKRNLQKDMQAVNRQLQSAQTDAEKANLKQQLEKLESDLKTTNRNFENIAAGVDMTTLRGEVQEEFNLQQEVFSLLRPAIDEMKEITARVRQKSELKKKIAYYQGQLPIITEALANVQKLEQSADNKTLLQSLKQTAEQWAKQQAFIQSELQAAQLQLDKLSADETSFTEASQSYLKSFFQKRGLYLTIALAVVIGIALLSRLSASAMQRFIPGFRAKHRSFRIRLIELLHRVLTVLLSILGPMAVFYIVEDWVLFSLGILLLFGIAWALRQTLPRYWSQVQLFLNVGSVREGERLLMEGLPWRVEQINVFSTLVNPVAGISQRVPIDELVDLKSRPSDADEPWFPCSKGDWVILDSGVRGKVNGISHEFVQLVQRGGARVTYQMADFLAASPRNLATNFRIKEIIGLSYDLQKEITGTIPETLQNYLLQRLQQEGYADQLLNMRVEFNAANNSSLDLVVIADFKGEVGDLYNRFRRAIQRWCVDACSENGWEIPFPQLTLHGALSRAE
- a CDS encoding ATP-binding protein is translated as MRLLPRSLFGRLTLILIIGLLFTQLFSTGLLLKDRVNVIRENTGVQLIQRVASLVYLLEETQSAERAHIVRAFSTPQFRASLSDAPLELDKGALPANHLEMLLKQALPEGTAIQVAINPIERNRELEKSYWREHRKDSRERRYIESRPSRFRPPRSGFQASIQLSDGGWLNILRPIPAGVEEWPYRLLTYLGVLLISIILLSLLAVRWVTRPLGTLAEAAQNIGKDITYPPLSESGPREVRRAVKAFNTMQERLRRYIEDRSRVLAAVSHDLKTPITRLRLRLALLKDEELQTRFEKDLDDMEQMVHATLDYLRGTESKEKPVQINIIGLLESLQDDAGELGWEVNLSKANIAPYTGRPLALKRCLMNLIENAVRYGKAAEIRLEESQERLTIIIADRGEGVPEAELEGLFDPFYRREESRARETGGTGLGLGIARNIARAHGGDVILRKGRSTGLEAVVTLPR
- a CDS encoding response regulator — protein: MKKRRHILVVDDDREIRELLQTYLEQNGYRVTTVGEGKAMNRALEEQRIDLVVLDLMLPGTDGLELCRNLRVKSKIPIIMLTARGDEMDRILGLEMGADDYLPKPFNPRELLARIKVVLRRTTSLPYDQPDSAPEVISFGGWTLDPIARHLESSGGSVVPLSGAEYRLLKVFLDHPNRILNRDQLLDLTQGREADPFDRSIDVLVSRLRRRLEDDPKEPRIIKTIRGEGYIFAVQVENSGSTA
- a CDS encoding Spy/CpxP family protein refolding chaperone: MKRSNKIILTAVAIVGISVASISLVSAQGRYDRCGYGGDSMSMQRGFDGERGHHKFNRGMKGDPAARMEQRLDMMKYKLRITEEQEPVWQAFAQQVKQKMENRLERREAMRDNGRPTVSERVKQMRTGAEQMNEMADVIEKLYASLTPEQQKIADQMRPMGGKPRMR